From the genome of Ectobacillus sp. JY-23, one region includes:
- a CDS encoding glycosyltransferase family 2 protein, producing MGAMVAVSIVTYNSKHIFKVLDNIKEEFDGDERFRFVIFDNNSEKEYQERLATYKGLVDLTFYHENNGFGFGHNYNLMHADEKYFLVFNPDIILKKQDLLNMLEIMEQQGDISLLVPKVLNADGTTQHLVRNRVSVFDYALRFIPFQFVKKMFSKRLHSYECRDLPNDRNVDIRIGSGCFMLVRAEAFKRVNGFDDRYFMYFEDYDLCLKLRQRDERVVYTPFSEVIHYYERGAHKNSKLFKIFMQSMYKFFDKWGWKLF from the coding sequence ATGGGTGCAATGGTCGCTGTTAGTATAGTAACATACAATAGTAAACATATCTTTAAGGTATTAGATAATATTAAAGAAGAGTTCGACGGTGACGAACGTTTTCGGTTCGTTATCTTTGATAATAATTCAGAAAAAGAATATCAAGAGCGTTTAGCAACTTATAAGGGCCTCGTAGATCTTACATTTTATCATGAAAATAATGGTTTTGGTTTCGGTCACAATTATAATTTAATGCATGCAGATGAGAAGTACTTCCTTGTTTTCAATCCAGACATTATTTTAAAAAAGCAAGATTTATTGAATATGTTGGAAATAATGGAGCAGCAAGGTGATATTTCTCTTTTAGTACCCAAGGTATTAAATGCAGACGGCACGACGCAACATTTAGTACGTAACCGTGTTTCTGTTTTTGATTATGCGCTTAGATTTATCCCTTTCCAGTTTGTAAAGAAAATGTTCAGCAAACGACTGCATTCATATGAATGCCGAGACCTACCTAATGATAGAAATGTTGATATTCGTATCGGTTCAGGTTGCTTTATGCTAGTTAGGGCAGAAGCTTTTAAACGCGTAAATGGCTTTGATGATCGTTATTTCATGTACTTTGAAGACTATGACTTATGCTTAAAACTTAGACAGCGAGACGAGCGTGTTGTGTATACTCCGTTTTCCGAAGTAATTCATTACTATGAAAGAGGGGCACACAAAAACTCCAAGTTATTTAAAATTTTTATGCAATCTATGTATAAATTCTTTGATAAATGGGGTTGGAAACTGTTTTAA